The Bacteroidota bacterium region TTTATACATCGAATCCATGGCAGCAACCATATTACGGTTGCGTTGGTAAATGGCTTTTTCCAAATAGCTTTCGGGGTCTTCTATATGATTGATGGAGTCCAACATATCCAAATCTCCTTTACGATAAGCATCAACCAATTCTTTGTCCATGTCCATTTTGTTAGCAGCCCGACTACGTTTTGGGTCGTAAGGCTCATCACTGCGAGCTTTTGCAGCTTCATTCATCAGGCGTTCGCTTTCTTCCCAGTTTTCTACACCTAAGTGAATTTTTTTGAGTTTTTTACCAGTCTTATATATATATAAATCTAAATAAGTGTCTTCTTCAAAATTGTCGCGGTAGCCGCTACTGCGGTACATGAGGAAATTAACTACATTCTGGTCTAAAGAAAGTGCTTTGTGCAAAAGCTCACTTTTCTTTTCGTACAATAAAAAATCCTCCGCAGCTACGGCTCCTATTTTTCCATATCCACCTCGCCCTTCCATACGTTCGCTACGCATGAGGTCGGCCATAAAACTATCGGCATTTATTTCGAGTGCTACAGCATCGCAGTTCTCTATTGCTAAGAAAAAAGAATCATCTAAATGGAAGGCTACTTTGCTACTCACATGCATGGTGCCGTACACATAGCTTGGTTTCTTAAGACCATTGCCGCTTACCTCCCACAATAAACCTTGATATTTTTTATTACCCTGAGCTGATGCATAAAAACCAATAATAATTAATAAGACAGTTACTATAAAACGATAGCCAATGGTTGAATATTTTTTGAACATGAATTGTTTAGATATGATGTAATTGTTGCTTTTAAACGCAGCAAAAGTATAAAAAATACCTTCACCTATAAAAAATAAAATTAATGCTTGATTATCAGATAATAAAAAAGCCCGCATGCATTTGCAAACGGGCTTTGAAGGAGATTTCTCAAAAAAACTAAATTAGTTTTTAGGAGTAGCTGCGGGTGTGGTAGCTGTTGTGGTAGCTGCTTTGCCTTTGCAGCAAGCTTTCTTTTCTTTGCAGCAAGCTTTTCCACCAGTTTTTGTGGTGCAGGCTTTTTTGCTTTTTTTCTTACCATCGTCGGCATGGGCAAATGCCATTCCACCAACTAGGGCAGCGATTAACATTAATTTTTTCATTTCTTTTTTGTTTTGTTCAAGCTTCACATGCGACCCGTTGCATGCTACACTTGGTTTTTGAAATACGGGTCATAACGTTATGAGTTACAAAAATAGCCAACTATTCTGTATTTTGTATTTTTAATTTTATTTTTTTTTATGAGGCAACTAATATCAATGTTTAATACAAACCTTCTCTATATAATTTTTCCCGTTCATTTCTGCTTTAAAAATATAAATTCCATTAGTCAGTGCAGGTAACGATATACTAAGTATACTTGTACCCTCACGTCCATTAATAGTCTTTAGGTATAATTGTCGACCCGCCATATCCAGTAAGGTGATTTGTACCATGGCATCCTTTTCTAAGGTATAATTAAATTGTATATCTTTTTCAGTAGGATTGGGCTAGATTTTCAATTCCTTTTTTATGCTTCTTGCAGGTGTACTGGCAATATATTTTGACATTAAAGGTGCATAACTACCACTTGAATCACTTTTTAATGTGGGTTTAGTACATTCAGCAAGTTTAGTAGATAAGGCTGCAAGAGGTATATCATCATTTATGGCCGAATCTTCTTTCTGAAACGAACAAGTATAATAATCTCGCCAAAGCCCATCTAGGCTGTCAAGCCAATTCATATCATTCAGCATGTCGATAGCAGTGGGTCTGTCTTCGACCAGTCGATATATAATACCAATTCTTAAACTATAATAGTTCTCGGCCTGTGGCGGATTGGTTTGTAGAATGGTAATGCCGAACTAATCCCGAAAGCCCCGCTTAATCCCGATAATTATCGGGATGCGGGAGGATTAGTCCCTTTCTTTTGGACTATTATATATTGAGTTTCGGTATAAAGTAATCAAATCACCTAATAAGAAGTAAGGGGTAAGGAATAGGGGCCGTTCGGCTATTGAAGGAACATATAACAACAGGCGTCAGCCTCCTTACTCCTTTATTCCTTACTCCTTTACTCCTTCTTCTATAAAATCAATCAACGAATGTATACATTTAATATGAATCTCTTGTGCCCTATCGGCATATTCACTTTGTGGTGAACGTATTTCCACGTCGCAAAGGCTGGCCATCTGCCCTCCGTCTTTTCCCGTTAAGCCTACTATAGGTATATTTTTATTTTTTGCAGCCTCTATTGCTTTTAATATATTTTTTGAATTGCCCGATGTAGAAATTGCCAATAAAACATCACCTTCATTTGCAACCGCTTCTATATATCGAGAGAATATATATTCATAGCCATAATCATTGGCCACACAACTTATATGGCTGGGGTCGCTAATAGATATAGCTGCAATAGCCTTGCGGTCGTTGCGGTAACGGCCTGTTAATTCTTCGGCAAAATGCATCGCATCGCACATACTGCCACCATTTCCGCAACTGATTATCTTATTTCCATTTTTTATCGCATCAACCATAAGCTTTCCTGCCTGTTCCAATTTTGCAAAATTGGCGTCATCACCGATGAAGTTTTTCAATACATCGGCGGCCTCCTCAAAATGTTTTTTTATATTTTGCATAATAAATGGTTAAGTCCGTATAAGTGGTTTGAATTTACTTTTTGGTTAATGAATAATCATATTGAACATTGTTAGCCGAAGTATTCCATTGCTGTTTTGTAGTCTCGTTTGATACCACATTTATAACAGTACTTTGGTTGTTTCTTACGGTTGTTATTGTAGAATCTGTATTGCTCCACGTAAAATTATTTACTGCACTTGGATTGGTAGAATATATATAACTGCCCGAACCGTCCTTAGTAAAAGTATAGGTTCCATAATTGTTTACCGTTGCGGTAGTAGACATGTTTTTAAAAGTACATTTGTCGATATTCCAAGTTCCTAAAAGTCTGGTTTTAAAAGATTCTGCGGCTGTTTGTTTTTTGCATGATGATACATATAATATAATAAATGTTGCAAAAAATATAATTCGTATAGTCATTTTTTTTATCATTTTTTAATTTAAAGTAATTGTTTTTATTGCCATATTCCAAAACATGAAGGCATAAATATCTGCAATTTCATCAAGCTGTTTGCTAATAGGTTTTCCTGCACCATGCCCGGCATTCGTTTCTATACGAATCATTACAGGGTTTTTGCTTTTACTTTTTTGTGCTTCTTGCAAAGCTGCAATATATTTGAACGAATGAGCAGGCACCACACGGTCGTCGTGATCGCCAGTGGTAACAAGTGTTGCAGGATATTCAGTATTGTTCTTCAAATTATGTAAGGGCGAATACTTATATAATACATCAAACTGTTCTTTTTTATCGCTACTACCATACTCTACCGCCCAACCCCAACCCACGGTGAACTTATGATAACGCAACATATCCAAAACGCCGACTGCGGGGAAAGCTACTTTATATAAATCGGGTCTTTGGGTCATACAAGCACCTACCAATAGGCCGCCATTCGAACCGCCTTGAATAGCAAGATAAGGCGATGATGTATATTTATTTTTGATTAGATATTCGGCAGCGGCAAAAAAATCATCGAATACATTTTGTTTTTTGTCGAGCATTCCTGCTTTGTGCCATTCTTCCCCATACTCTCCACCACCACGCAAATTAGCCATTACGTAA contains the following coding sequences:
- the lpcA gene encoding D-sedoheptulose 7-phosphate isomerase, whose amino-acid sequence is MQNIKKHFEEAADVLKNFIGDDANFAKLEQAGKLMVDAIKNGNKIISCGNGGSMCDAMHFAEELTGRYRNDRKAIAAISISDPSHISCVANDYGYEYIFSRYIEAVANEGDVLLAISTSGNSKNILKAIEAAKNKNIPIVGLTGKDGGQMASLCDVEIRSPQSEYADRAQEIHIKCIHSLIDFIEEGVKE